A window of the Candida orthopsilosis Co 90-125, chromosome 1 draft sequence genome harbors these coding sequences:
- a CDS encoding Tad2 protein (S. cerevisiae homolog TAD2 has tRNA-specific adenosine deaminase activity, has role in tRNA and localizes to cytoplasm, nucleus) yields the protein MSDLTRHFHFMSTALFVGYKALLNNETPVSCIVTRGDEVLSIGYNYTNISLNGTKHAEFIALERLKRDIDYSELTLYVTVEPCIMCASYLRQLGIGRVYYGCGNDRFGGNGTILSIHNDTGLPNSVYPSVGGICRTEAIQLLRNFYIQENESAPVPKVKKNKNIEKKEFPPNTSNLSKSEFIEFYGNSRWEAFNNDSEITPIVGQGYFIRDLVDLDELKHVPYLEDELGAIDNDHVDSFASLFYEINANGRVNYQQSVDKYLHKKRKMK from the coding sequence ATGTCGGACCTAACGCGGCATTTTCATTTCATGTCAACGGCCTTGTTTGTCGGGTATAAGGCATTGCTTAATAATGAGACTCCAGTATCTTGCATAGTCACTAGAGGCGATGAGGTTCTAAGTATAGGGTACAACTACACAAATATCTCCCTAAATGGAACCAAACACGCTGAATTTATCGCATTGGAGCGACTCAAGAGGGATATTGACTATAGTGAACTCACATTGTATGTCACTGTGGAACCTTGCATAATGTGTGCGTCTTATCTCCGTCAGTTGGGAATTGGCAGAGTGTATTACGGGTGTGGAAACGATCGATTTGGAGGAAATGGCACTATCCTTTCTATTCACAACGACACAGGCTTACCAAACAGCGTCTACCCTAGTGTTGGAGGCATTTGCAGAACAGAAGCAATACAGTTGCTTCGAAACTTTTACATTCAGGAGAACGAGTCAGCGCCGGTACCaaaagtgaagaagaataagaacatagaaaagaaagaatttCCTCCAAATACATCGAATTTATCTAAATCAGAGTTCATTGAGTTTTATGGAAATTCGAGGTGGGAggcattcaacaatgatcTGGAAATAACACCAATTGTAGGGCAAGGCTATTTCATACGAGACTTGGTCGACCTTGACGAGTTAAAGCATGTACCGTACTTGGAAGATGAACTAGGTGCAATCGACAATGATCATGTTGATTCGTTTGCATCCCTCTTTTATGAAATCAACGCCAATGGCCGAGTAAACTATCAGCAATCTGTAGATAAGTATCTTCATAAGAAACGTAAAATGAAATAA